AAGATCCATGAATGGAGTTGCTTCTTTATCGAAGTAAAGCGCACCAAATACACTCTCCTCTTTTACAAAGTCTTTATCATTTGCGTGATATGTACGACCTAGTTCAAAGAATTTAAATGCAGATGAATTCTTTGCGTTTTGAGAAGCGGCCTCAAGAAAAGAAGGTGCTAATGATTCGCGCATAAGAGACGCATCTTTTGAAAGAGCGTTAATTAACTCTAATCCACCCTTGTGTTCATATAGAGACTTCTTAAGAAGAGATGGCCCAATCATAGGGTATGTCATTACTTCAAATGCATTAGCATGATTCACCATAAAGTTTTTCATACGGCGGTGTAGCTTCTGAGCAGGACTTAACTTAACTGGAGCAATATCAAGCTTTGGTGAAACAGGAGCAATATTATCGAAACCAATAACACGTCCAATTTCTTCAACAAGACAAGATCCTGTTTCAATATCTTTAGTTGCACGATAACTTGGAATATGAGCAACAAAACTTTCAGCTGTTCCCTCAATATTAAAATCAAGACTATTGAAGATTCTCTTCATTTCATCAAAAGAAACTTCTTTACCAAGGGCCTTATTAATTTTAGCAGCACTTGATGGAATCGAAACGGGCTTAATCTCTAAAAGATTTGGCCCATCGTATTGCATATCACCTACGACTTTAGCTTCAGGGTTTTCTTTTAATACATACTCAAGAGTTCTTAATAGAGTTCTCTCAAGCATTAGAGAATCAAGAGTTTTTTCATATCGAGAAGAAGAGTCAGTTCTTAAACCTAGGCGAGTTGAAGTTTTTCTAACTTCTGCGGCCTTCCAGTTTGCAACTTCAATGAAAATTTTCGTTGTGTTTTCATCAACACCACTATTTAAACCACCCATAATCCCCGCAAGAACAAGAGGCTTTTCAGAGTCACCAATTACAGTATCGCCTGCAACTAATTTTCTGTTTTCTTCATCAAGAGTTGTGAACTCTGAATCTGACTTAAGAGCACTAATCACAACAGTGTCACCTTTGATCTTTTCGCGATCAAAGATATGCAGAGGAATACCAAGTTCAAGCATTACGTAATTTGAAATATCAACGATATTATTAATTGGACGAAGACCTACTGCTTGCAGACGTCTTTTCATCCACGCAGGAGACTCTCCTACTTTAATATTGTCTACGCTAAGGCCAAAGTAACCAAGACAACTTGTGCCTTCTTCTACTTTAATTTTGATAGGGGCTGCATCAGTTGAAAACTTTGCTTTTAAATTAGCTGCCCAATCGACAGAGAATGGTTTTTGTAATTCATTATCAAAAATTGTCGCAAACTCGCGAGCAATTCCATAGTGACCCCAAAGATCTGGTCTATGAGTAAGAGACTTATTATCAACGTCTAATAAGATATCTTTTGTTTGATTGAAAAGAGTTAGCATATTTGTGCCAAGCTCTGGGTTATCAAACATTTTATCGAGCTCAATAATTCCGGCAGAATCTTCAGCGAAACCAAGCTCTTCTTCAGAACAAAGCATTCCTTCAGAGAGAACACCACGAATTTTTTTAGGCTCAAGAGTTAGGCCATTTGGTA
The sequence above is a segment of the Halobacteriovorax sp. DA5 genome. Coding sequences within it:
- the pheT gene encoding phenylalanine--tRNA ligase subunit beta, which produces MLISIDWIKDFVKVPDLDANEIGSKFTLATAEVEDVLSVGDHLEAITVVEVLEKEKHPEADKLNLVTFTNGKDKFQVVCGAANVRIGMRTAYAPLGITLPNGLTLEPKKIRGVLSEGMLCSEEELGFAEDSAGIIELDKMFDNPELGTNMLTLFNQTKDILLDVDNKSLTHRPDLWGHYGIAREFATIFDNELQKPFSVDWAANLKAKFSTDAAPIKIKVEEGTSCLGYFGLSVDNIKVGESPAWMKRRLQAVGLRPINNIVDISNYVMLELGIPLHIFDREKIKGDTVVISALKSDSEFTTLDEENRKLVAGDTVIGDSEKPLVLAGIMGGLNSGVDENTTKIFIEVANWKAAEVRKTSTRLGLRTDSSSRYEKTLDSLMLERTLLRTLEYVLKENPEAKVVGDMQYDGPNLLEIKPVSIPSSAAKINKALGKEVSFDEMKRIFNSLDFNIEGTAESFVAHIPSYRATKDIETGSCLVEEIGRVIGFDNIAPVSPKLDIAPVKLSPAQKLHRRMKNFMVNHANAFEVMTYPMIGPSLLKKSLYEHKGGLELINALSKDASLMRESLAPSFLEAASQNAKNSSAFKFFELGRTYHANDKDFVKEESVFGALYFDKEATPFMDLLNDTTRLLDCCNVNYQLNERNPKFKSNAIDEEWAGIHPFEFYNFRIQGKMDGVIFSVHPLVLKQFKIKGNVSIALINMSAFESREQKDKTKYQPLAKFPGSTFDCTVEVDTSVAVGTILNSLSKLKIKELVSTSIADIFVQDNKKSVTVRSEFLDPNSTLSGEFITEASNKVIETLEKNGFPLKK